From the genome of Trichomycterus rosablanca isolate fTriRos1 chromosome 18, fTriRos1.hap1, whole genome shotgun sequence:
GATTCCAGTGTCTGACTATAAATACGCTTTCAAATGGGTTTTCATAGCCACACATTAAAATCTTGTGACTAATTTTTCCAAAGGAGCAAAGGTGGTTAGACACAAAGTGTTGACTCTTATATTATTGTTTGTGATTTTGGTatgaaatgtccaacaagctgatgGTCTGGTGTGCACATAcacgaccaggcataacattatgatcactgacaggtgaagtgaataacactgattatctcttcatcatggcacctgttagtgggtgggatatattaggcagcaagtgaacattttatcctcaaagtcgatgtgttagaagcagaaaacaagggccaaattgtgatggctagatgactgggtcagagcatctccaaaactacagctcttgtggggtgttcccagtctggagtggtcagtatctatgaaaagtggtccaaagaaggaacagtggtaaacagggtcatgggcagccaaggctcactgatgcatgtggggagcgacggctggcccgtgtggtccgatccaacagacgagctagctcaaattgctgaagaagttaatgctggttctgatagaaaggtgtcagaatacacagtgcattgctgtttgttgcgtatggggctgcatagccgcagaccagtcagggtgcccatgctgacacCTGTCCACCGctaaaagtgccaacaatgggcacgtgagcattggaactggaccacggagcaatggaagaaggtggcctggtctgatgaatcacgttttctttcgtgcgtgtgcgtcgcttacctggggaacacatggcactaGGATGCACTGTGCGAAGgaggcaagccggtggaggccacaacacaccttcaggggtctagtggagtctatgcctcgacgggtcagggctttttttgcagcaaaagtgggaccaacacaatattaggaaggtggtcattatgttatgcctgatcggtatacttttggtcatagagGGTATTATGTGGGTTTGTTTTGTGTGATTGCCCATCTGTATATAAGTACCATTTACCACCTTCTGTACCCCAGCAACAAGTCTTGGGCTAGtaaaccaaataaaaacatccaaccaacaaTCATGTGGTTGGAACTTGACACTTTAGTGtcaaaactaaaagaaaatgaagaaaataTTGGAGGAAACAATTTGCTACATCTTCTATTATACATCTAGAGGGTGTACCAAAGAAGAAGCAACACTGCtgtggtataaatgtataaacattacaaatagctgttttttctgattttgcAACAGGGTGACTGATGCCCCAAGTGACATTTGAAGAGAACTACACTTTCCGTCCAACTGTGCCTCCTCTACCTGTCAGGAAAAACAGAGCATGGCAGGGCGTGTCATTATGGATCTTCTCTTTCTGCTTTTTGGCAACATAGCTTTTGGACTATTCCCATCTGTACCCCAGCTTATCATTTGCTTAATTGGCTCCCTTGCTTGTGTTCACCTGCGTCTTATTTTCCTAAATGGTTTGGACACCATTTTTTCCACATTATTACTGTGTTAAATGATCACCGGACCCAGTTAACTGTGCACTGACAAGCTGGAAAAGTTGACAATGCATTAGTGGCATGATGAGCACTATTTCTACAGCACTGTTCCTACAATTCCATCATCTTTCAATATGTCCATtcatagataaataaaataataagcatGGCCACCTTACCCACCtgataataaatgaaaatggtGAGCATGGCTTTATTGGCAGACTAATTAAGATAATTAGGTAGAACAGCATAGATGAAAAATTAGGCACTGTTCGAAGCCAATGCTAAGAAACAGATTGGCATCATAGCCCCTgcatgtttgattttttttggaGCACTGTTGGCTTGAAAATTGGGGCCTAATAAATCTAACAGTGTCTGGCCTCCTTCCCACACAGTGATCTTCTATTATAGAGCACACCTTGTGGGACCTGgttatacattatatggccaaaagaattATGATGCCTGACCGTGAATATTCGCCTGGATCACATTCACCATTCCAATCCCACCCTAAGGTGTTAAATTGGGTTGGGTATAAGCTACAgtgagggaaataagtatttgatcccctgctgattttgtaagtttacccccttacaaagacttgaacagtctataatttttatggaaggtttattttaggagagagacagaatatcaacaaaaaatccagaaaaaaaacattaaataaaagttataaattaatttgtatttaattaggggaaataagtatttgatcccctaccaaccagcaagaattctgacccccacagaccggttatgtgcccatgaggcacacaaattagtcctgtccctgtataaaagactcctgtcacagaatcagtttcttccgttcaaatctctcgaccaccatgggcaagaccaaagagctatcaaaggacgtcagggacaagattgtagacctgcacaaggctggaatgggctacaagaccatcagcaagaagcttggtgagaaagagaccactgttggtgcgataattcgaaaatggaagaaatacaagatcacaatcaccctcactctggagctccatgcaagatctcacctggtggggtaagaatgattctgagaaaggtgaggtcagtccagaagtacacgggaggagcttgtcaatgatctcaagggagctgggagcagagaaatgctggatatgaccccaagaacaccatccccactgggcatttctctgcctccaaacacggcgagtggagttgatgccaaagagctaaattttggtctcatctgaccatatcacattctcccaagctttctctgaatcattcaggtgttcattggcaaacttcagacgggcctgtacatgagctttcttgagcaaagggactttgcgggcactgcaggatctcaatccattacggcgaagtgtgttactaatggttttcttggtgactgtgctcccagctcccttgagatcattgacaagctcctcctgtgtaattctggactgacctcacctttctcagaatcattcttaccccaccaggtgagatcttgcatggagctccagagtgagggtgattgactgtgatcttgtatttcttccattttcgaattatcgcaccaacagtggtctctttctcaccaagcttcttgctgatggtcttgtagcccattccagccttgtgcaggtctacaatcttgtccctgacgtcctttgatagctctttggtcttgcccatggtggtcgagagatttgaacggaagaaactgattctgtgacaggagtcttttatacagggacaggactaatttgtgtgcctcatgggcacataaccggtctgtgggggtcagaattcttgctggttggtaggggatcaaatacttatttcccctaattaaatacaaattaatttataactttaatttaatgttttttttctggattttttgttgatattctgtctctctctgttaaaataaaccttccataaaaattatagactgttcaagtctttgtaagggggtaaacttacaaaatcagcaggggatcaaatacttatttcccccactgtatatgcttGAATTTTGTCTCTGGTAACCTGTATTGGATCCGCACAGCTAGAATAATCGTTGTGACTGATCCAACTTGCACTCCCAGAAATTGTAGGTTTGAGTCTGCTTTAGTCACTGTGATTGACTTCACATACTGAAATATGACAGTTGTCAAACACAAGTATACCTGAACACAGCTCAATCcatctgtttattttatatagtcAGGAGAAACTATAGGAGACTGCAAAGAGAAATCCCTGACCTTGGTTTCTGAGTCCATGATTACCTCCTGATCATTATCACGCTTAATTTCCCATTAGATTCCAACAAATCCGTCAAGCAGTTTAATTATCTGTTATTAGACCTGATAATCTCTCAGTCAGAGGCACAAAATCATTTTACCATGTTGATCACGGtgcaaatgttaaaataattcctaACATTAAGTGATTACAAAATGTGTGATAGTGCACACGATTCTATTGATGTCACTGATTAAAAACGTTGGGATGTTTTGTAACttttgcaataaaaagaagaacctGTGTTGATtgtcttgaatctttatttaattgataaaagtaggaaaaaaatctaaaggtgtttgatgttttgtaaataataatgataaaaaaaaaacatttatgttgtgatacctgcaacacactccaaaaaagttgggacagaggcaaaataagagaaaaaagtttaaaagtttaataatatttaagttacagtgtTCCACAATAACAGGAGAGggaatcatgatttggtataaAAGGGAGATCCACCAACGAATCAGTCATTGCAAACAATGATGGGTTGTGGCTGACCACTTGGCTGTGCCAAACTTCAGGAGAGAACTGCCAGTCAgttcaaaaacaacatttatcaatgcaagattgcacaTAATTTAGTCTTTAagcatctactgttcataatattgtgaaaagattcaggtgaTCTGGAGAGACAAAGCTGGAAATCActaatgtgtgtgacctttgagcaTTTAAACGGCATTGCGTGGAAAACTgttatgctactgtgataaatatagccacttgGGCTTgtgagtacttcagaaaacattgtcacttaacatagTCAAGAAATGCAACTTGAAACTTTATAcattaattctatgcagaaacgccTTAAAGGGAACAGGGGGAAATTGataaccacacttaaaagagacAAGCTAAGGTCAAAACCAGGTAAGAGATAAAGCATATCTTTACAACTATATATGTAGAGTCAAGTGGCCAGAAATGTGATAAGGATTGGGAACCATAGAATACAATGTAAACCATTATTTGGATACACCTACCATGTATGTACATATTATAGATACAAAATTACAAGTGTAGACCTGTTACTGTGCACAATTTCATGCCACTTTATCTTGTCCATTAATGAAAATTATCCACAAAAAGATATCCAGAAAGTTGTGTTTACTCAAATTATTTgtcaaattatttacattatacattatacccTTTTTTCATAATATATTGTTTTGCTTGTAATGCATTGCTTGTAAAATCTTGTAAAATTGTggatataaacaaaaacaaaaactatcgactaaataaatgaaatgagtaaattaataaaatgtataaatataatttgaaaatatttatcccacatatttattaaacattCAAAAATGCCTTGAGGCAAAAAAAACTAtagaattaataaaatatataaataaattaatcaaatgttcaattgtcattttaaatgtaaacatgtattactgtatttataataaagtaattaaacacTATAGTCACAACTAGTAAAAAAATATGctgcagttaaataaaaaagaaataaacatctaAATATctaattgtttaaataaaatttcaATGTAAATTGTaagttttatgttttgtttctaCATAAAatcaaaaaatataaaagaccgaaacaaaaatataaaccattaataaataaataaatgtattaaccaaataaataaataataaaaataaattataaataaaataaaagttaatttaaataaataaatacataaataaataaaaagtagatGGATCTTGAGATGCAAAGCTGACGAAAAgcgattttattttttaagcgcATCTGCATATTTATATTCACGTAAATGTTCCTGCAGGCTTAGGACCCAGAAACGGGAGGGGCGGGACAAACAGGTGTGAACTGTTTGTTAATGGGAGTCTTTCGCAGGTATCTATTGGTCATAAAAACAGAGAAGCCACCAATCAGGATTGAGAGGGGTTGTTGTGGAGGAACGTTCTAGTACAGTAGTGGTACATGTCGGAGGGAGCTGGATGTTTGTGAGTTCGGATGTTTAAAGTGCAGAGTTCAAATTTTCACTTTTAAAAGTTTGTAAAACGAGTCTCATGGTGTAAAACTGGAGAATACAATGTGTCGTTTACTGCTGGGGTAagagatattttatttatattgtctTCCGACATTATACTATGTTTTggttaaatttaaaacaatgttgAACTGAATAGTATGGCAGGAGCTACATGCTAGTTTCACATACTGTTTAGTACCGTAGTACGCAGGTTTAAACGCAGCCCATGTGTGGATGCTGTTTTGGAATACTATTTAGTATTGTACAGTAGTATTCGTTGTTTAATGTCTTGGAACTTGTAAAATGATGTCTGTGCTGTTCAGTAAAGTAAAATGTTATTACTAGAATTATGTTATACTGTTTTGCCATTTGTGTAGTAATTGACAGTTTAAATGCACATAAATTGGTGACATACTTTAGATTACTGTTTAGTCTGTTAGTAtgctttttattctgtttatattcagtgttaatataataaacagtatATGCATACTCTTGTATAAGGTTTTAGTAATGTAAGTAGTGTTTTGGCATTGTTTAGTATTGCAGaatgttttttgactgtgaCTAAATTGCTGAActtacacaatatggccaaaaatatataGACACCCACCTTAGGTTTCATctacactatactatatacCAACAGTTATGTCAAGTTAATGATATACTTTAAACTTTGTATAAAAAGACCTTTGTAATTCAACataactgtgcccctgtgcacaaagcaatgtcCATAAACCTCTCTAAGCAACACTGATCCAGTCCTTTTAAACATCCAgttatacattatatggccaaaagaatgATGAATGAAAAGAATGATGATGCCTGACCGTGGATATTCACCTGGATCACAGTCACCATTCTAATTCTGCCCCAATTCTGTTCATTTGGGTTAGGCCAGGGCTCTGTTCAGGTCACTAGAGCTATATTCTACAAGCTATATGCTTCAATTCTGTATCTTGTAACCTGTACTGGATCCACATAGCTAGTGTTGGTCCAGTCCTTTTAATTCATTGCTAGTGCCTGATGTCACAGACATGTTTTAAATGAATGGACAATCATTCAGACCGACTGTATTGTACTGGTTCTAATAAACATGCCAGGTGGTATTGTGTTGGATGCATTCAAcatgttaatattatttttgcATGTTGTGTAGTATTTAAATGTGTTGTCTTCAacttattaaacatgtaaacatattTACACTATTTACTACTAAAGTTGTAGTAGATGATAGTGTTTTGGCATTGTTTAGTATTGCAGAATGTTTTTTTGAATGTGACTAAATGGCTGAActtacacaatatggccaaaatataTAGACACCCACCTTAGGTTTCATctacactatactatatacCAACAGTTATGTCAAGTTAATGATATACTTTAAACTTTGTATAAAAAGACCTTCTTAATCCAACataactgtgcccctgtgcacaaagcaagatccataaacCTCTCTAAGCAACATTGATCCAGTCCTTTTAAACATCCAGTCCTGGTTATACAATATATAGCCAAAAGAATGATGATGCCTGACCGTGGATATTCGCCTGGATCACAGTCACCATTTCAATTCTGTTCATTTGGGTTAggccagggctctgtacaggtcaCTAGAGCTATATTCTACAAGTTATATGCTTTAATTCTGTCTCCTGTAACCTGTATTGGCTCCACATAGCTAGAGTGTTGGTCCAGTCCTTTTAACCCATTGCTAGTGTCTGATCTCACAGACATGTTTTAAatgaatggacaaaaatatgtTGTAAATATGTTGTTTTGTAACTTATTGAACATGTTAACATATTTTGGAtactatttattacagtagtTTGTTGTTTGGATTAAGTTAAGCAGTTTACATAGTATTGTTTAGGCTAGATTTCTTATAGCTAATAAACTGAACTCTCCTTGCAGGGTCCTGCTATCTGCAGTCATCTGCCAAACCATCGCACTTGCATCAGGtaattttctttcttccttaCAAACTTCATCACAGGTTTTATTACTGTAATTTAGTGAGTTGTAATGTTCTCGTGTTTCCTTTTTGTGAAGATTGTGAAGGACCAGAATGTGGCGGTACTAAAGTATCAAGAAAGCGGGATCAACACAGTGAACAGCTGAATCAGTTTAATGAAATGAACTCACTTGCTGCGAGTCGCCAGCATAAGGACACAAAGACTGTTGATGTGTTACCTTTTATTGGCCTCACTGGAAGTAAGTAACATAATTCACATCAGTTATTTTACTGCAGAGGATCACAAATCTGTTATTATTGCCAGGGTCCTTCATGGTTCGATGCATTCCCTGCTGTGGATTAAGTGTTAATTGGGCACCCTATGATTCTGTAGTTTAGATTATGGGAGTCTCCCTAGTCTGTATCCTTTTCTCCCAGATTAAGTTCACACCTATAATAGATAGTGTCTGTTTGTCCTTGGAGGCTTTATTTAGATAAATTGTGCTTAAATGGTGAGAAATGTGGATTATTTTAGGGTTGCTAACgatcttaataataatatttaccaATTAATTAGTTGGCTTTTCTTGTAGGgagacagaaatgtgaagttaTATTGCAATCATGTTGGTGAACAGCAATCGGCAATAATCACATACCAGTATACCAATGAAATTCCGCAGGGGACACGTTATTGCCTGCTTCCATTTTCATTAATCATTTTTACTGCAGCAATCTTGCAATCAAATAgtgtatttgcattttgcaaAGACCTGTGTTGTAATATTGTGACAGAATTTGCTGAGGCATAACAAAGCCATGGACCGTGGAGATATCTAATATCTACAGATGTTGCTTTATGACAAGTGCATTACTTTACAACAGCTGTTTTTCTATTTGCAAACCTAGTAAGTTTAGAAATGCTGcatatttttgcatttgttaACACTTTCTCCTTTTATGTGTTAGGTTCTACACAGAGTCGTAACTGTTGTAAGAATGGAGGCACTTGCATCTTGGGAAGCTTTTGTGCTTGTCCAAAGCATTTCACTGGACGGAGCTGTGAATACGATGAACGTATCAGGTAATGTTGGTTTGGTGTGAAGcagcaattattttttttaaatgatatatTACTCTTTTTGGTGCTCTGGTGGTACAGCGGTTATACtagtccaccactgctgagatctgagtttgaatctcagttttGCTATTGGCTGGTCAGACTATACAGGGCATGATCCATCTTtgtaatggattggcactcCATCTGtgttattcctgccttgcgcccagtgtttcctagtAAAACTAGACCCACCCTGCCCTGCATAAAGAGGTTAATGACATTTAGATAAAGaatatattgtaattattatttttgtatttctgCAGGACCTGTGGAGTTATTCCTCATGGAGAGTGGGTGCAAAAGGGATGTTCTTATTGTAGATGTGGGTATGGAGTGTTCCACTGCTTCCCTCATGTCTTTCATGGTGACTGTGGTGAGTTCATTCATACAGCTCAATCGGCTTTGGGCTACTTTGCATTTATGAATTTGATATATATGTAATATGGTAACACATGTTTTAAGATGTTTTAGGCACTGCCCTAAGCATACAATAATTATCACAATAATTATATGGTCTTATATCTGCACTCATTTAAAGTGAACCTGCTCCAGCATACTATGTGCAACACTGATCATGGTACTACACTAATAtgcaataacttttacaatgtgatcacattactacactaatgtgcaataaaatggtacaatatttgtttatatatttttacaattctattttaatatatgtataaacattttatatctgtatatgtttgaatgctgctgtaacaatgcaactttccccctgtgggataataaaaggctatcttatttTAAGATAACAAAATAACACTGCTTCATACACAATTCTacacagtgtatgtgtgtaagaccAGAACAACATACTAGACTTTATGGGCACTGATCCCACAGCTATGAAAAATGGCTTTTTTTACTGACTGGCAGATGTGGGTTAACTCAGGACTAGGTGTAACCATGGTGGAATGTAGTCATTATATCACACAcgaataacagtaataaattctcatttaaatgtttataatgcaaaaaatatatatactgctGTCTGGAGAGCATAGAACTTGTGATGAATTACAGCAGAATTAGGGGTCAGGAACTTGCAGAACAGCAGAAATAAGGATTTACCCtgaaaacaataatatatatatatatatatatatatatatatatatatatatatatataatataatacaatcaGACGCTTAACACATCAAAACCATCAACAAATTGTAACTTAGTTATGTATAAGATAACAGAATCTAACAAATTTTTACATTATAGTGTTTTTTGTAATGCATACTAAACTGTAATTCAGTAAGCTCAGTATTCCTTTCAAGGATGAGCAGCCTTTATCAGAGATGGTCTGAAACAAGAATAGACTCAGGAAAGTTCTTCACACTTCATTCACTGACCAAATAGGGCTGCGAATCCCCACTGGCTGGCACTTAATTCCAGAGAAGCCAGAATGGATTAGTCAGCGGGGGCTAGTTTTTCAATGCTAAGCATGTGTTAACGGTCCCATTTCCTCCAATGTACATCTGAAATGCTCAGTATGGGTGCATGTAGTCATTGTGTATCTCTTTTCTTCTGTCTGCAGACGACTCTCAGGAAGTGCGctggtttccttcgggtgctctgaGAACAGCTTGGACCGAGAGGCTCCTGTGTGCGGTGCTGCTGCTTTTATTTCTCATTTGAagatgtttttttgttattcGTCCTGCTCTTATGAGAGAAAAATGAAGCaggttttataaatgtatatttttgttcagtGCAGGATTTTTTTAGCCGcactgaaatgtgtttttttcttccAGTGGAAGCGAAGCATTTAGCTGTGTTTAATACAACTGTTTTAATGTGAAGGACTATGAATGATAAATTGACTTGTATCCGTGtgcattttactttgtttatttttctcatTCGAAAGCTGTGATCAGCCATTTAATGTTCATGTTACCTGTCAGTAAGTATGTGCTGTAAAACAAGTCATCTTTATCAAATGTTTGTTTGCTATCCTTCTGAATTTAAAGACTGTGCGATAACATTAAGATAACCTGGCATTGTTGACCTCGCTGCTATATTTTCCCTTTTCTTATCTTACACAAACAGTTACCGTAGCCAATCAATCACAGTCACAATTACAGTGCCCCCTCAGACCAACAGATATGACCTAATAGAGTTTGggaaggtatttttttttttttttttttttttttttttttttttttttttttgcagcaaTAAAATTGTCTTTTgtcaatgttttttattaatagCTGAGACTTTTACTGCGTTTATTGATTAATCTAGATTTACCTTGTGTTATATTACTAGAGCTTTCACTATACATCATAAAAGATCATTTCTATTCAACAAAACATTTCTGAAACAAGTATGCAAATGATTTTTACATGTACTTAATATTCTAGCT
Proteins encoded in this window:
- the LOC134332587 gene encoding cryptic protein-like; translation: MCRLLLGVLLSAVICQTIALASDCEGPECGGTKVSRKRDQHSEQLNQFNEMNSLAASRQHKDTKTVDVLPFIGLTGSSTQSRNCCKNGGTCILGSFCACPKHFTGRSCEYDERIRTCGVIPHGEWVQKGCSYCRCGYGVFHCFPHVFHGDCDDSQEVRWFPSGALRTAWTERLLCAVLLLLFLI